From Candidatus Manganitrophus morganii, the proteins below share one genomic window:
- the rpsI gene encoding 30S ribosomal protein S9, whose product MAATRYFATGKRKNAVARVYLEPGEGKILVNGRPSDEYFPRQAWKYLLIQPFQLTETVGRYNAVATVHGGGLTGQAGALRHGISKALLEAIPQSRTALKKEGLLTRDPRVKERKKYGQKGARKRFQYSKR is encoded by the coding sequence ATGGCGGCAACCCGTTATTTTGCCACAGGAAAGAGAAAAAACGCCGTCGCGCGGGTTTATTTAGAGCCGGGAGAGGGGAAGATCTTGGTGAACGGCAGGCCGTCGGATGAGTATTTCCCCCGCCAAGCCTGGAAGTATCTCCTCATCCAGCCCTTCCAATTGACGGAGACGGTCGGACGATACAACGCTGTTGCCACTGTTCATGGCGGCGGACTGACCGGCCAGGCCGGCGCGCTCCGTCACGGCATCTCCAAGGCCCTCTTGGAAGCGATCCCCCAATCACGGACCGCTTTAAAGAAAGAAGGATTGCTCACCCGCGATCCCAGGGTCAAAGAGAGAAAGAAGTATGGGCAAAAAGGAGCGCGCAAGCGGTTCCAATACTCCAAGCGGTAA